The genomic region TTTATTCAAAGATCGCGGAAGATGAGGAAAAACTATTTCTCCAGATGAATGGGAAATACTACTCTAAAATAGAACCGGGTTCAGTGGAAGAAGTAACCAATGAAGATTTTCATGGTGAAAAGGGAATAAACACCCATCCCGGTAAGATGAGGGATGGTATTTTCCCTCCCCAGGTGGCAGTTATATCGGGAAGTTACAGTGATATTAAAGTGGCTAAAAAAACCACCATGTTCCTGGATAAACTAAACATCACTTATGACTCTTCGGTGGTATCACCAGTCAGATCTCCGGATAAGTTTGAGAATTTTCTTAAAAGAAACAGGGATGCCCAGCTATTTATTGCCATTTCTGGCCTATCAGCCCATGTAACTGGAGCGGTGGTAGCTTACACCGAAAAACCAGTTATAGGGGTCCCATGTGCCATTAAAATGGAAGGAATGGATGCACTACTTTCTATGGTAAACATGCCTCCGGGAGTTCCCGTAGCCACTATGGGTGTGGATTCTGGAGGTAATGCTGCTATACTTGCCGCTGAAATGTTGGGAATAGGAGATAAGGTTATAAAAAAAGACCTTCTACGTTTCAAGGGCAATATTAACTGTAAAAGATAATATTTTTTTTAATCCTCCTTTCCA from Methanobacterium formicicum harbors:
- the purE gene encoding 5-(carboxyamino)imidazole ribonucleotide mutase, with the protein product MEPKVMIILGSASDFKIAEKATAILEKLEIYYDLRVASAHRTHEKVKKIVTSAAKNGVQVFIGIAGLSAHLPGIIAGITHKPVIGVPVDVKVAGLDALFASVQMPLGAPVATVGVDRGENAAILAAQIIGIHDAGVREKLASFRRDFYSKIAEDEEKLFLQMNGKYYSKIEPGSVEEVTNEDFHGEKGINTHPGKMRDGIFPPQVAVISGSYSDIKVAKKTTMFLDKLNITYDSSVVSPVRSPDKFENFLKRNRDAQLFIAISGLSAHVTGAVVAYTEKPVIGVPCAIKMEGMDALLSMVNMPPGVPVATMGVDSGGNAAILAAEMLGIGDKVIKKDLLRFKGNINCKR